CTATCACGCCACTATTGAAAGTAGACTCTGATGGATATTGGATCATAAGCTATGATAAAGGTTATACTTATTCCAAATTGCTTGACGAATACGGGAAGGCAGTTAAAGCTTCTGGAATGGATGGTGATTCATTTTTTGAATCTGTAGAGGCAACGGAAGATGAACTCAGATTAATACTCAAAGATGGAACAGAAATAGTTATTCCTTTGGGAGAACAATCACTTTATAAAGCTGTAAATTTAGGACTTAGTGTGAGGTGGGCTTCATTTAATTTGGGAGCAATAACATCTTCGGAGAAAGGTGGCTATTTTCTATGGGGAGATGTTGATAATGTAGGAGTTATGCCTGATTATCAGGCTCCTAATATTGATAATATCTGTGGAAGCAAATATGACATAGCACGTGCAATGTGGGGAGGCTCATGGAGATTGCCCAATAAGGCTGAGCAAATAGATTTGATTAAGAAATGTACATGGACAAGAGCAACAATAAACGGAGTCAGTGGTATGAAAGTAACAGGTAGTAACGGAAATAGCATCTTTTTACCCTCTACGGGTTATATGCTTCCGGCAAGTGGACCGGCAGGAGCTACACAGCTAGTGGACGAGAATAGTGGTTATTATTGGGTTGGAGAATCTTACGGTGATACTTATGGACGTTTTGGCTATGTTTTCTATTATAATTCTACAAGTTATTATTATAATGCTAGTTGGAATGCAAGTATGATTAAAATGGCAATTAGACCTGTTAAAGAGTAATTTTTATTTCAGAATTACATTTCTTCCATTAATCCTTTAGTAATCCAAAGATATCTTTAGATTGCTAAAGGATTGATTCGTGTTCTTTTTTAGAATAATCTATCAATTATATGCAAAATACACATATCTTTGTATACATCAAGAATGTGGTATGAGAAGATATATATGGTAGATTATAAATTACAGCGTTTTCTAGATGCCCAGCAAGGTGTTTATAACCAAGCACTTGCAGAAGTGAAAAATGGGAAAAAATATTCTCATTGGATTTGGTACATATTTCCTCAGTTAAAAGGACTGGGAATGAGCTATAATTCTCAGTATTATGGAATTTGTGGTAAAGAGGAGGCCGAAGCATATCTTGCTCATCCCATTTTGGGAGTGAGACTCCGTGAAATAACAACAGTATTTTTGCAACTGAAAGGTAAGACTGCGGTAGATGTATTCGGAGGATTGGACGCAATGAAAGTGCTGTCGTGTATGACACTTTTTAATGAAGTTGCTTCTGATGATTTATTTCAAAAGGTAATTGATCTGTATTTTCAAGGCAGGCTGGATGAGACAACAAAGAAAATACTAAATAAATATTAGAACTGATACTTATGGGCTGTTTAATGAATTTGTTATGGTTATTGCTTGGCGGTATTTTTACGGCAGTGGAGTATTTAATCTCAAGTATATTGATGATGCTTACAATTGTAGGTATACCTTTCGGTATGCAAACATTGAAGTTGGCAGGACTTGCTTTGTGGCCTTTTGGAAAAGAAGTAAGGAGTGGTGGGCGTTCAAGCGGATGCCTTTATATACTGATGAATGTTTTATGGATATTTTTGGGTGGTATTTGGATTTGTTTGTC
This sequence is a window from Bacteroides thetaiotaomicron VPI-5482. Protein-coding genes within it:
- a CDS encoding DUF4988 domain-containing protein, which encodes MKTFRFIYQFVLLLMCTTACNEYDDSELWDRVNSLDDRVTSIENQLKALNNDITSISALVGALQNRLYLTNVTTLGDGYTLTFSDGSHITVPDGKDGINGKDAPVINVRYYNGRYYWVQTINGETTWLNDSDGNKIPASGTDAITPLLKVDSDGYWIISYDKGYTYSKLLDEYGKAVKASGMDGDSFFESVEATEDELRLILKDGTEIVIPLGEQSLYKAVNLGLSVRWASFNLGAITSSEKGGYFLWGDVDNVGVMPDYQAPNIDNICGSKYDIARAMWGGSWRLPNKAEQIDLIKKCTWTRATINGVSGMKVTGSNGNSIFLPSTGYMLPASGPAGATQLVDENSGYYWVGESYGDTYGRFGYVFYYNSTSYYYNASWNASMIKMAIRPVKE
- a CDS encoding DUF1810 domain-containing protein, yielding MVDYKLQRFLDAQQGVYNQALAEVKNGKKYSHWIWYIFPQLKGLGMSYNSQYYGICGKEEAEAYLAHPILGVRLREITTVFLQLKGKTAVDVFGGLDAMKVLSCMTLFNEVASDDLFQKVIDLYFQGRLDETTKKILNKY
- a CDS encoding YccF domain-containing protein; translation: MGCLMNLLWLLLGGIFTAVEYLISSILMMLTIVGIPFGMQTLKLAGLALWPFGKEVRSGGRSSGCLYILMNVLWIFLGGIWICLSHLVFGAVLCITIIGIPFGLQHFKLAALALSPFGKDIVGA